Within the Acidipropionibacterium acidipropionici genome, the region CCACCCCGTCCACCTCGTCGCAGCGGGAGGTCGACGTCAGGCCGGACGGACGGGCCACTCCGCACCGCATCGTCACCGCGGGATCGCCCCAGGAGGCGGTGAACGAGCCCGTCGCGGTGCGCGACAGCCCGGCGACCCGTCCGGGCAGCCGGGCCATCACGGCCCGGCAGCCCTGGGCGGCCGAGCCGCTGGGAGAGGGCTCGGTGACAGTCG harbors:
- a CDS encoding DUF3515 family protein, producing MSLVASSTSTVTEPSPSGSAAQGCRAVMARLPGRVAGLSRTATGSFTASWGDPAVTMRCGVARPSGLTSTSRCDEVDGVGWYSQEFTEAWRFTTIGRSGFVEVTVPAVHSPAADALVDLAPAVSAMPVVTACR